In Paenibacillus sp. BIC5C1, a genomic segment contains:
- a CDS encoding HAMP domain-containing sensor histidine kinase produces MLISLLISFVGSVGVNNMLIIGAAKISERFEWPSLLYIFPYILTPIFIVIFTLIFLFSTRKIVRDLITLEKGLQFISEGNLDYRVPVNRQDELGRVASNINHMTEQLQLQMVKERELEKSKMDMITGISHDLRTPLTSIIGYIELLRTESFQDKAEYDRFIQNTHNKATHLKKLLDDLFEYTRLTSVDTRLDLRKVDLYQLLDQLLFEFEPLAQENGIHIEKEIGDSPIMACVDSDKIARAIDNLLMNALKYSLKPGTIHIRMSMGHEHITIKVENKGTPLTIEQKDKLFDRFYKVDYSRSSEGIQTGAGLGLSIAKNIAELHQGTLTLQHTLNVFTFQLSLPSNIQ; encoded by the coding sequence ATGTTGATCAGTTTATTAATTTCGTTTGTTGGCTCTGTTGGTGTAAATAATATGTTGATCATAGGTGCCGCAAAAATTAGTGAAAGATTTGAATGGCCCTCGCTTCTCTACATCTTTCCTTATATTCTAACACCAATCTTCATCGTAATTTTCACGTTAATTTTTTTGTTTTCTACACGAAAAATTGTCCGAGATCTCATTACATTGGAGAAAGGATTGCAATTCATTTCAGAAGGAAATCTGGACTACCGGGTGCCCGTTAATAGACAAGATGAACTTGGGCGAGTGGCTTCCAACATTAATCACATGACTGAACAGCTGCAGCTGCAGATGGTTAAGGAGCGCGAGCTGGAGAAATCCAAGATGGATATGATCACGGGCATCTCACATGACCTGCGCACACCGCTAACCAGCATAATCGGCTATATTGAGCTTCTAAGAACAGAATCATTTCAAGACAAAGCAGAGTATGACCGCTTCATTCAAAATACCCATAACAAAGCAACGCATTTAAAGAAGCTGCTCGATGATTTATTTGAATACACACGTCTAACCTCAGTGGATACCCGATTGGATTTGAGAAAGGTTGACCTATATCAACTATTGGACCAGTTGCTGTTTGAATTTGAACCTTTAGCTCAGGAGAATGGAATTCATATTGAGAAAGAGATTGGCGATTCCCCAATCATGGCCTGCGTGGATAGTGATAAGATTGCTCGTGCCATCGATAATCTTCTTATGAACGCCCTGAAGTATTCCTTGAAACCTGGTACGATTCACATTCGAATGAGTATGGGTCACGAGCACATTACCATTAAAGTCGAAAATAAAGGTACGCCGCTCACAATAGAGCAAAAAGATAAGCTGTTTGATCGATTTTATAAGGTGGATTATTCAAGAAGCAGCGAAGGCATTCAAACGGGGGCTGGTTTGGGTCTTTCGATTGCAAAAAATATTGCGGAGTTACATCAGGGTACCTTAACGCTTCAACATACGCTTAACGTTTTTACATTCCAACTAAGCTTGCCTTCTAACATCCAGTGA
- a CDS encoding response regulator: MVSTVLIVDDEPDIRDVIHVYLRNEGYQVIEAANGEEALNIIKTTSIQLVILDVMMPIMDGIKACFKIREVSTTPIIMLSAKEEDIDKITGLTTGADDYMVKPFNPLELLARVKAQLRRQTLIGKAEFNSLILIKDLVIDTSKHSVKLKDNDISLTPLEFSILVLLASHPGQVFSSEKIYETVWKEPYGYSDNTVMVHIRNLREKLEVNPREPQYIKTVWGVGYKID, encoded by the coding sequence ATTGTGAGTACCGTTCTCATTGTTGATGATGAGCCAGACATCCGTGATGTCATTCATGTCTATTTACGTAACGAAGGATATCAGGTCATTGAAGCAGCCAATGGTGAAGAAGCACTAAATATTATCAAAACTACATCTATCCAGCTCGTTATACTGGATGTCATGATGCCCATTATGGACGGAATCAAAGCCTGCTTCAAAATAAGAGAAGTATCAACCACACCCATTATTATGCTATCCGCCAAGGAAGAGGACATTGATAAAATTACAGGCCTGACTACCGGGGCTGACGATTACATGGTCAAACCGTTTAATCCGTTAGAATTACTAGCTCGCGTTAAGGCTCAGCTACGACGTCAAACACTGATTGGCAAAGCAGAATTCAATTCACTTATCCTGATCAAGGACCTTGTTATTGATACAAGTAAACATTCCGTGAAGTTAAAGGACAATGATATTTCGCTTACGCCACTGGAGTTTTCCATTCTGGTGTTGCTTGCCAGCCATCCTGGTCAAGTTTTCAGCTCCGAAAAGATTTACGAAACCGTATGGAAAGAACCTTACGGGTATTCGGATAATACGGTTATGGTCCATATTCGCAATCTGCGAGAGAAACTGGAAGTGAACCCACGAGAACCTCAGTATATTAAAACGGTATGGGGAGTGGGTTATAAAATTGATTAA
- a CDS encoding class I SAM-dependent methyltransferase, with amino-acid sequence MNSNEPILFLKSFLQSPKHVGSIIPSSRFLANKMVNQAPWLDVKAIAELGSGTGAITRYIHQQAQDSTQVLLFEMNETMRIKLKTEYPTFPCYPDASRLVESMKQESVEQLDCIFSGLPFFNFESELRNTLVEQIHKALKPEGLFIAFQYSLQMKKTLSEKFIIEKIELMPLNIPPAFVYVCRKKETI; translated from the coding sequence ATGAATTCCAATGAACCTATTTTATTTCTGAAAAGCTTTCTTCAAAGCCCAAAACATGTTGGCAGCATCATACCCAGTTCCCGGTTTCTCGCTAACAAAATGGTGAACCAGGCCCCTTGGCTAGACGTAAAAGCAATCGCCGAACTCGGATCAGGCACAGGCGCCATCACTCGTTATATTCATCAACAAGCACAAGATTCAACCCAGGTGTTATTGTTTGAGATGAACGAGACGATGAGGATTAAGCTGAAGACTGAATACCCTACATTCCCCTGTTATCCAGATGCCTCTCGATTAGTGGAATCCATGAAGCAAGAGAGTGTTGAGCAACTGGACTGTATATTTAGCGGGTTGCCTTTCTTTAACTTTGAATCGGAATTAAGGAATACGTTGGTAGAGCAGATTCATAAGGCACTCAAACCCGAGGGGTTATTCATCGCCTTTCAATATTCGCTTCAAATGAAAAAAACACTATCCGAAAAATTTATCATCGAAAAGATAGAATTAATGCCCTTGAATATCCCTCCTGCCTTCGTTTATGTCTGTCGCAAAAAGGAAACAATTTAA